A stretch of Pseudoclavibacter chungangensis DNA encodes these proteins:
- a CDS encoding AAA family ATPase yields the protein MRFVRITLRDFRGVTDSTITFGEGVTVVAGPNEVGKSSVAEAIRLLRRFKSSSRRQDIVDVQPLGRDTGPFVELELRTGPYHLVYRKRWLRSPLTELEVRTPHEKPRSGDEAHERFNAILAETVDLDLLDALDVVQGTSLERPDLARVSALHRALDDTSGAFDGHDELVARVDTEFEQYFTPTGKPGVRFARILAARDEAVRTVEALEADSAELDRLVEEHARASGLLDDLAVRLAAAKADAAELDERSSAIDELERQAERSAAGVTDAERVRDAAVSARDDRRLLRDELAERGERLTELGEQVELLDEARARAEQALGAAGDERARLEDELTSAVDEADEAATHLRLQRERAEHEELGARVARAHELDASRRAAAARTNEATVDDEALERLVELETVLRVAESARAAATARVVVEPIGTRSVTVDGRRIRGGEPFEAEVHDTLRVELAEVLTVEVHPGTPPAELERAVTAARGARADALRELDVDSVDSARRVAEHRRRSEAEQRRLAGELTAVLRGNDLNDLEERLAVLEARRPASAVEDAGPTAHATAIALLETAADEARTRADEARSAVDRVREAVDAKRTTADGAREAWVRGSEALRNGEGERDRIAERLDRARLERDDEALDAEVDAAERVLGERREQLATDRAALDAADAETLRIRRTNAHELVTSTTNDLAKTRSTVDRLASLVDDRAASGIYDRMTDARAALDAATETAERTERAATAVKTLREALRRHRDEAQQKYVAPFTERIERLGRVVFGSDFAVTVSPELVIESRTLAGRTVPFESLSAGAREQLALLGRLACAQLVDPGEGAPVVLDDTLGFADPERLRSLGAVLGDVGRTAQVVLLTCQPSRFDGLGGAEIVRLPQP from the coding sequence ATGAGATTCGTCCGCATCACGCTGCGCGACTTCCGCGGCGTCACGGATTCGACCATCACGTTCGGCGAGGGGGTCACGGTCGTCGCCGGGCCCAACGAGGTGGGCAAGTCGTCCGTCGCGGAGGCGATCAGGCTCCTGCGCAGGTTCAAGTCGAGCTCGCGTCGACAGGACATCGTCGACGTCCAGCCCCTCGGCCGCGACACCGGACCCTTCGTCGAACTCGAATTGCGCACGGGGCCGTACCACCTCGTCTACCGCAAGCGATGGCTGCGCTCGCCCCTGACCGAACTCGAGGTGCGCACGCCGCACGAGAAACCGCGCTCGGGCGACGAGGCCCACGAGCGGTTCAACGCGATCCTCGCCGAGACGGTCGACCTCGACCTGCTCGATGCGCTCGACGTGGTGCAGGGCACCTCCCTCGAGCGCCCCGACCTCGCGCGGGTCTCGGCACTGCACCGGGCCCTCGACGACACGAGCGGCGCGTTCGACGGCCACGACGAGCTCGTCGCACGCGTCGACACGGAATTCGAGCAGTACTTCACGCCGACGGGCAAACCCGGCGTCCGCTTCGCACGCATCCTGGCCGCACGCGACGAGGCCGTTCGCACGGTCGAGGCGCTCGAGGCGGACAGTGCCGAACTCGATCGACTCGTCGAGGAGCACGCACGCGCGTCCGGGCTCCTCGATGACCTCGCCGTTCGACTCGCGGCGGCGAAGGCCGATGCCGCGGAACTCGACGAGCGCTCGAGCGCGATCGACGAACTCGAACGGCAGGCCGAGCGTTCCGCGGCGGGCGTCACGGATGCCGAGCGCGTCCGCGACGCGGCCGTCTCGGCGCGTGACGACCGGCGCCTGCTGCGCGACGAACTCGCCGAGCGCGGCGAGCGGCTCACCGAGCTCGGCGAACAGGTCGAGCTGCTCGACGAGGCGCGGGCACGCGCCGAGCAGGCGCTCGGGGCGGCGGGTGACGAGCGGGCCCGTCTGGAGGACGAACTCACGAGTGCCGTCGACGAGGCGGACGAGGCAGCCACGCACCTCCGGCTGCAGCGCGAGCGCGCCGAGCACGAGGAGCTCGGCGCGCGCGTGGCCCGGGCCCACGAGCTCGACGCCTCGCGTCGGGCGGCCGCGGCCCGGACGAACGAGGCGACGGTCGACGACGAGGCGCTCGAACGCCTCGTCGAACTCGAGACCGTCCTGCGCGTCGCGGAGAGCGCGCGGGCCGCCGCGACCGCCCGGGTCGTCGTCGAGCCGATCGGCACGCGCTCCGTGACCGTCGACGGCAGGCGCATCCGCGGTGGCGAGCCATTCGAGGCAGAGGTGCACGACACGCTTCGGGTCGAGCTCGCTGAGGTGCTGACGGTCGAGGTCCACCCCGGTACACCGCCGGCCGAACTCGAACGCGCCGTGACGGCTGCGCGCGGGGCGCGTGCCGACGCCCTGCGTGAACTCGACGTCGATTCCGTCGACTCGGCGCGACGCGTCGCCGAACACCGACGCCGCTCCGAGGCGGAGCAGCGCCGCCTCGCCGGGGAGTTGACGGCCGTGCTGCGGGGTAACGATCTGAACGACCTCGAAGAGCGGCTCGCCGTGCTCGAGGCTCGTCGTCCCGCGTCGGCGGTCGAGGACGCCGGCCCGACCGCGCACGCGACGGCCATCGCCCTGCTCGAGACCGCCGCCGACGAGGCGCGCACTCGCGCCGACGAGGCGCGCTCGGCGGTCGATCGCGTGCGTGAGGCGGTCGACGCGAAGCGGACGACGGCCGACGGCGCACGCGAGGCCTGGGTGCGGGGGAGCGAGGCACTGCGAAACGGCGAGGGCGAACGCGATCGCATCGCGGAGCGACTCGATCGGGCCCGCCTCGAGCGGGACGACGAGGCGCTCGACGCCGAGGTCGACGCGGCCGAGCGCGTGCTCGGGGAGCGACGAGAGCAACTCGCCACCGACCGCGCGGCGCTCGACGCGGCCGATGCGGAGACGCTCCGCATCCGCCGGACGAACGCGCACGAGCTCGTGACGAGCACGACGAACGATCTGGCGAAGACGCGCTCCACCGTCGATCGGCTCGCGTCGCTCGTCGACGATCGTGCGGCGAGCGGCATCTACGATCGCATGACCGATGCGCGTGCCGCACTCGACGCGGCGACCGAGACGGCCGAGCGCACGGAGCGTGCCGCGACCGCCGTGAAGACCCTGCGCGAGGCGCTGCGACGGCATCGCGACGAGGCGCAGCAGAAGTACGTGGCGCCGTTCACGGAGCGCATCGAGCGGCTCGGGCGCGTCGTGTTCGGTTCGGACTTCGCGGTGACGGTGAGTCCCGAGCTCGTGATCGAGTCGCGCACCCTCGCGGGCCGCACGGTGCCGTTCGAATCGCTCTCGGCGGGCGCGCGCGAGCAGCTCGCACTGCTGGGCAGGCTCGCGTGCGCGCAGCTCGTCGACCCGGGGGAGGGCGCGCCCGTCGTGCTCGACGACACGCTCGGCTTCGCCGACCCCGAGCGTCTGCGCTCGCTCGGCGCGGTGCTCGGCGATGTCGGCCGCACGGCCCAGGTCGTGCTCCTGACGTGCCAACCGTCACGCTTCGACGGCCTCGGCGGCGCCGAGATCGTCCGCCTCCCCCAGCCCTGA
- a CDS encoding metallophosphoesterase family protein: MRFIASADWQLGMTAHFLDDDARARYQRARLDAIVRIGEVADEHGAAFVLVCGDVFESNQLDRAILARTFEALRAVHVPVVLLPGNHDPLDASSIYDADAFTQRVPEHVRVLRDSTPLEVVPGVEVVGAPWFSKRPAGDLVAAACAPLEAAPDGIVRVIAGHGAVSTLAPDRDSVATIDVDALRRVVSDGRASFVVLGDRHSTTEVDERIRYPGTPEVTARREEDPGNVLVVDLDGDAVTIEPVHVGRWRFTTVEARLDSADDVDALERRLDELSDKDRTAVWLALGGTLSTAAAARLDAMLDEKREVFARLEHWARHTDLVVVPDGHDFADLELGGFARAALDELVERAAREGDDAAAAGDALGLLYRLAGGAR; this comes from the coding sequence ATGCGTTTCATCGCCAGCGCCGATTGGCAGCTGGGCATGACGGCCCACTTCCTCGACGACGACGCCCGCGCCCGATATCAACGAGCCAGACTCGACGCGATCGTCCGCATCGGCGAGGTGGCGGACGAGCACGGTGCCGCGTTCGTGCTCGTGTGCGGCGACGTGTTCGAGTCGAACCAGCTCGACCGCGCGATCCTCGCGCGCACCTTCGAGGCCCTGCGCGCCGTGCACGTCCCCGTCGTGCTGCTGCCCGGCAACCACGATCCGCTCGACGCCTCGTCCATCTACGACGCCGACGCGTTCACGCAGCGGGTGCCCGAGCACGTGCGGGTCCTGCGGGACTCGACGCCGCTCGAGGTCGTCCCGGGCGTCGAGGTCGTGGGCGCGCCGTGGTTCTCCAAGCGGCCCGCGGGTGACCTCGTCGCGGCCGCGTGCGCACCGCTCGAAGCGGCACCGGACGGGATCGTCCGAGTGATCGCCGGGCACGGCGCGGTCAGCACGCTCGCGCCCGATCGCGACTCGGTCGCGACGATCGACGTCGACGCGCTCCGCCGGGTCGTCTCGGACGGTCGTGCGAGCTTCGTGGTGCTCGGCGACCGTCACTCGACGACCGAGGTCGACGAGCGCATCCGGTACCCCGGTACCCCCGAGGTCACGGCCCGGCGCGAGGAGGACCCGGGCAACGTGCTCGTCGTCGACCTCGACGGCGACGCCGTCACCATCGAGCCCGTGCACGTCGGCCGGTGGCGGTTCACGACGGTCGAGGCCCGTCTCGACTCGGCCGACGACGTCGACGCGCTCGAACGTCGCCTCGACGAGCTGTCCGACAAGGACCGCACGGCCGTCTGGCTCGCACTCGGTGGGACGCTGTCGACCGCCGCGGCCGCGCGACTCGATGCGATGCTCGACGAGAAGCGCGAGGTGTTCGCGCGGCTCGAACACTGGGCGCGCCACACCGATCTCGTCGTCGTCCCCGACGGGCACGACTTCGCCGATCTCGAACTCGGCGGCTTCGCGCGCGCCGCGCTCGACGAACTCGTGGAGCGCGCCGCCCGGGAGGGCGACGACGCGGCGGCCGCGGGCGATGCGCTCGGACTGCTCTACCGGCTCGCGGGAGGTGCCCGATGA
- a CDS encoding AAA family ATPase gives MLQTIAVSGYRSLVDLALPIGRLTVVTGANGAGKSNLYRAVRLLAAAGSGRAASELIASGGLDSVLWAGPESPSGAGAQGTRRTRPVSLLLGAATDELGYLVDLGLPVPNSESLFGRDAELKREQVFAGPVAKPASLVVDRAGRTVRVRDRTWRTVEQWLAPDEGLLTDLADAEAGLELLGVRRMLRSWRFYDSFRADAGAPARRPRPGTRSHVLADDGHDLAAVWRTIQEAGGGAALDREVDRAFPGTRVEVVANDGVFALRVRQPGLLRPLGAEELSDGTLRYLLLCAALLSTRPAPFIVLNEPESSLHPELLEPLAALVAAACADSQVMVVTHAERLAAALVAQGGDRYELVNRGAGTHVEGWGPLDGPPWHWGHR, from the coding sequence ATGCTGCAGACCATCGCTGTGTCAGGGTACCGATCCCTCGTGGATCTCGCGCTGCCCATCGGGCGGCTCACGGTCGTGACCGGTGCGAACGGTGCGGGCAAGTCGAACCTGTATCGGGCCGTGCGCCTGCTCGCGGCCGCGGGGAGCGGCCGCGCGGCGAGCGAGCTCATCGCCTCGGGCGGCCTCGACTCCGTGTTGTGGGCGGGGCCCGAGTCCCCGTCCGGCGCCGGCGCCCAGGGCACGCGCCGCACGCGGCCGGTGTCGCTCCTGCTCGGCGCGGCGACCGACGAGCTCGGCTACCTCGTCGATCTCGGGCTCCCGGTGCCCAACAGCGAGAGCCTCTTCGGTCGCGATGCGGAACTCAAGCGCGAACAGGTGTTCGCGGGGCCCGTCGCGAAGCCTGCGTCGCTCGTCGTCGACCGCGCGGGGCGAACGGTGCGGGTTCGTGACCGGACGTGGCGCACGGTCGAGCAGTGGCTCGCACCCGACGAGGGGCTGCTCACCGATCTGGCCGACGCCGAGGCCGGGCTCGAGCTGCTGGGCGTGCGCCGCATGCTGCGATCGTGGCGGTTCTACGACTCGTTCCGCGCCGACGCCGGCGCTCCGGCGCGGCGACCGCGGCCGGGCACGCGCAGCCACGTGCTCGCCGACGACGGGCACGATCTCGCAGCGGTCTGGCGCACGATCCAGGAGGCGGGCGGCGGCGCCGCGCTCGACCGCGAGGTCGACCGCGCCTTCCCCGGCACGCGCGTCGAGGTTGTCGCGAACGACGGCGTCTTCGCGCTCCGGGTGCGACAGCCCGGCCTGCTCCGGCCGCTCGGTGCCGAGGAGCTCTCGGACGGGACGCTGCGCTACCTCCTGTTGTGCGCTGCACTCCTGTCGACGCGGCCGGCCCCGTTCATCGTGCTCAACGAGCCGGAGTCGAGCCTGCACCCCGAGCTGCTCGAGCCGCTCGCTGCGCTCGTCGCGGCCGCGTGCGCGGACAGCCAGGTCATGGTGGTGACGCACGCCGAACGGCTCGCGGCGGCGCTCGTTGCGCAGGGCGGTGACCGGTACGAGCTCGTGAACCGCGGCGCGGGAACGCACGTCGAGGGGTGGGGGCCGCTCGACGGGCCGCCGTGGCACTGGGGGCACCGGTGA
- a CDS encoding TIGR04028 family ABC transporter substrate-binding protein translates to MSRSRSTRALIAVAVSSALLLAGCSAGQTGGGGATEPQTGGTLNYLEHQPHTSLYPPSGGFYPNGGIVNNITDRLVYQNPETLEFEPWIATDWESNDDATEYTFNLRSDVTFSDGTPLDADVVAKNFDLYGLGDPDRALPVSEAINNYERSEVVDADTVKFFFTAPAPGFLQATSTINSGLVSDATLDLSFEGFGPGNSQNIIGSGPFTISGEEIGTRVDLAAREDYAWAPPSWENQGRPYLDGITITVTPEDSVRVGALVSGQADIVRNVEAQDEAQVEVPGYSILAAQTKGVNNGLSLRIGNEKLSDIRVRQAITAGIDRQAVIDTIYSANYPLATSVLSSSAPGYVNTEEYFAYDQAKAKSLLDEAGWVPGADGIRAKDGQKLTLVVNEAAPQPRSFEALTLISQQLAEIGVDLQILKADAGTYAEAILDADQVQIYHSMVGRTDLDVIKSQFYSSNRNVLLNKNNKTGEIVDPKLEELLLAVASTPAPDARIAASQAVQTYLAEQAYQIPLFEEPQVYGQADYVHGFQTESIARPIFSQVWLDR, encoded by the coding sequence ATGTCACGTTCCAGAAGCACGCGCGCGTTGATCGCGGTCGCGGTCAGCTCCGCCCTGCTCCTCGCGGGCTGCTCCGCGGGGCAGACCGGCGGGGGCGGCGCGACCGAGCCCCAGACCGGTGGCACGCTCAACTACCTCGAGCACCAGCCGCACACGAGCCTCTACCCGCCGTCGGGCGGCTTCTACCCCAACGGCGGCATCGTGAACAACATCACGGACCGCCTCGTGTACCAGAACCCCGAGACGCTCGAGTTCGAGCCGTGGATCGCGACCGACTGGGAGAGCAACGACGACGCGACGGAGTACACGTTCAACCTCCGCAGCGACGTGACGTTCTCGGACGGCACGCCGCTCGACGCGGACGTCGTCGCGAAGAACTTCGACCTGTACGGTCTCGGCGACCCGGACCGCGCGCTGCCCGTCTCGGAGGCGATCAACAACTACGAGCGCAGCGAGGTCGTCGACGCCGACACGGTGAAGTTCTTCTTCACGGCACCCGCGCCCGGCTTCCTGCAGGCGACGTCGACGATCAACTCCGGCCTCGTCTCGGACGCGACCCTCGACCTCTCGTTCGAGGGCTTCGGCCCCGGCAACTCGCAGAACATCATCGGCTCCGGCCCGTTCACGATCTCGGGTGAGGAGATCGGCACGCGCGTCGACCTCGCGGCACGCGAGGACTACGCGTGGGCACCGCCGAGTTGGGAGAACCAGGGCCGCCCGTACCTCGACGGCATCACGATCACCGTGACGCCCGAGGACAGCGTCCGCGTCGGCGCACTCGTCTCCGGCCAGGCCGACATCGTCCGCAACGTCGAGGCGCAGGACGAGGCACAGGTCGAGGTTCCCGGCTACTCGATCCTCGCCGCCCAGACGAAGGGCGTGAACAACGGCCTCAGCCTGCGCATCGGCAACGAGAAGCTCAGCGACATCCGCGTCCGCCAGGCGATCACGGCGGGCATCGACCGCCAGGCCGTCATCGACACGATCTACAGCGCGAACTACCCGCTCGCGACGTCGGTCCTGAGCTCGTCGGCGCCCGGCTACGTCAACACCGAGGAGTACTTCGCGTACGACCAGGCCAAGGCGAAGAGCCTCCTCGACGAGGCCGGTTGGGTCCCGGGTGCCGACGGCATCCGTGCGAAGGACGGCCAGAAGCTGACCCTCGTCGTCAACGAGGCCGCGCCGCAGCCGCGCTCCTTCGAGGCACTCACGCTCATCAGCCAGCAGCTCGCCGAGATCGGTGTCGACCTGCAGATCCTGAAGGCCGACGCGGGCACGTACGCGGAGGCGATCCTCGACGCCGACCAAGTGCAGATCTACCACTCGATGGTCGGCCGCACGGACCTCGACGTCATCAAGAGCCAGTTCTACTCGTCGAACCGCAACGTGCTGCTCAACAAGAACAACAAGACGGGCGAGATCGTCGACCCGAAGCTCGAGGAACTGCTGCTCGCCGTCGCCTCGACGCCGGCCCCCGACGCGCGCATCGCCGCGAGCCAGGCCGTGCAGACGTACCTCGCGGAGCAGGCCTACCAGATCCCGCTGTTCGAGGAGCCGCAGGTGTACGGCCAGGCCGACTACGTGCACGGCTTCCAGACCGAGTCGATCGCGCGGCCGATCTTCTCGCAGGTCTGGCTCGACCGATAG
- a CDS encoding ABC transporter permease produces MRYVLGRIGQALIVLLVAFTAAFVLLQAMPGDAIMIKFENPELGLSQEQIAALRESYGADTPLLTQYVHTLFGFLGGDFGYSIQNGTPVKQLLGAVLPNTLLLAVLGFIAAVVLAVLVALLASLPAFAKVAEFIRALPSLFIAVPVFWLAIVLIQVFSFQLRLVPVINPGPIEGLILPVLTLAVPISAPLAQILIRSIDEVRAQPFIAVVRAKGASPWWILSRNVAKNAMLPTLTMAGVLFGELIAGAVVTETVFGRSGIGRITEQAVTNQDTPVLQAVVIVSAFAFVAINLVVDLLYPVLDPRLARTQGRRA; encoded by the coding sequence ATGAGATACGTCCTCGGCCGCATCGGCCAGGCGCTGATCGTGCTGCTCGTCGCGTTCACCGCGGCGTTCGTCCTCCTGCAGGCGATGCCGGGGGACGCGATCATGATCAAGTTCGAGAACCCCGAGCTCGGGCTCTCGCAGGAGCAGATCGCCGCGCTCCGGGAGAGCTACGGCGCCGACACGCCACTGCTCACGCAGTACGTGCACACGCTGTTCGGGTTCCTCGGCGGCGACTTCGGCTACTCGATCCAGAACGGCACACCCGTCAAGCAGCTGCTCGGCGCGGTGCTGCCGAACACGCTGCTGCTCGCCGTGCTCGGCTTCATCGCGGCCGTCGTGCTCGCCGTGCTCGTCGCGCTGCTCGCGAGCCTGCCCGCGTTCGCGAAGGTCGCCGAGTTCATCCGCGCGCTGCCGTCGCTGTTCATCGCGGTGCCCGTGTTCTGGCTCGCGATCGTGCTCATCCAGGTGTTCTCGTTCCAGCTTCGCCTCGTGCCGGTCATCAATCCCGGGCCGATCGAGGGGCTCATCCTGCCCGTCCTGACGCTCGCCGTGCCGATCTCGGCACCGCTCGCACAGATCCTCATCCGTTCGATCGACGAGGTGCGCGCGCAGCCGTTCATCGCGGTCGTTCGCGCGAAGGGTGCGAGCCCGTGGTGGATCCTCAGCCGCAACGTCGCGAAGAACGCGATGCTCCCGACGCTCACGATGGCCGGCGTGCTGTTCGGTGAACTCATCGCGGGCGCCGTCGTGACCGAGACGGTCTTCGGCCGCTCCGGGATCGGCCGCATCACCGAGCAGGCGGTCACGAACCAGGACACACCCGTGCTGCAGGCGGTCGTGATCGTCTCGGCGTTCGCGTTCGTCGCCATCAACCTCGTGGTCGACCTGCTGTACCCCGTCCTCGACCCCCGGCTCGCCCGCACGCAGGGGAGGCGCGCATGA
- a CDS encoding ABC transporter permease, with translation MTIAPDTKPAGDPVDGGAAVKTRVRPTVLERLRKLRPTLVLSYLVLVVVVAWAFLPGLFAPYDPIAGSGPALQPPSAEHLFGTDVTGRDMFSRVVHGAIHSLSGALLAVSVGFVLGTAIGVLAGSLRGIIDDVLMRIVDVLLAVPSLLLSLSIIIILGFGTTQAAFAVGITSVAAFARLSRSEVVRVRGTDYVEAAFASGGRFFPVLARHVLPNSLTAVFALAALQFGTAVLAISTLGFLGYGAPPPTPEWGLMIAEGRDYVATSWWLTLLPGLVVVLVVMSANRISAAIAKKGRIE, from the coding sequence ATGACCATCGCACCCGACACGAAGCCGGCAGGCGACCCCGTCGACGGCGGGGCCGCGGTGAAGACCCGCGTGCGCCCGACGGTGCTCGAACGCCTGCGGAAGCTCAGGCCGACGCTCGTCCTCTCGTACCTCGTGCTCGTGGTCGTCGTCGCGTGGGCGTTCCTGCCGGGCCTGTTCGCGCCCTACGACCCCATCGCGGGCTCCGGCCCGGCGCTGCAACCGCCGAGCGCGGAACACCTGTTCGGCACCGACGTGACGGGGCGCGACATGTTCTCGCGCGTCGTCCACGGCGCGATCCACTCGCTCTCGGGCGCACTGCTCGCCGTCTCGGTCGGCTTCGTGCTCGGCACCGCGATCGGTGTGCTCGCGGGCTCGCTGCGGGGCATCATCGACGACGTGCTCATGCGCATCGTCGACGTGCTGCTCGCCGTGCCGTCGCTGCTGCTGTCGCTCTCGATCATCATCATCCTCGGCTTCGGCACGACCCAGGCGGCGTTCGCGGTCGGGATCACCTCGGTCGCGGCGTTCGCGCGCCTCTCCCGCTCCGAGGTCGTGCGCGTGCGCGGCACCGACTACGTCGAGGCGGCGTTCGCGAGCGGCGGCCGGTTCTTCCCGGTGCTCGCGCGGCACGTCCTCCCGAACTCGCTCACGGCCGTGTTCGCACTCGCCGCGCTCCAGTTCGGGACGGCCGTGCTCGCGATCTCGACGCTCGGGTTCCTCGGGTACGGTGCACCGCCGCCGACCCCCGAGTGGGGGCTCATGATCGCCGAGGGCCGCGACTACGTGGCGACGTCCTGGTGGCTCACGCTCCTGCCCGGCCTCGTGGTCGTGCTCGTCGTGATGAGCGCCAACCGCATCAGCGCGGCCATCGCGAAGAAGGGGCGGATCGAATGA
- a CDS encoding dipeptide ABC transporter ATP-binding protein, producing MTAVLTIDDLRVGYLTGGERIDVVRGVSLELEAGKVLAVVGESGSGKTTTAQAATGLLASNGSITGGSVRIDGTDVTGWTDKRFQTIRGETIGWIPQDPNNSLNPVKKIGESVAEVLRVHKWKDREARRARVLELLDRVGIPDPELRAKQYPHQLSGGMKQRVLIASAIALQPRLLIADEATSALDVTVQKTILDLIDELRRESGTAVLMVTHDLAVAADRADELLVLKDGTVQERGETVHVLLHPTSEYTTRLLHDAPAIATIRARETEEIVGPDAPRDPEAAPVVVARSLVQEFGPKRSPLRAVDDVSFEIPAGTTHAIVGESGSGKTTTARIVLGFQRPTSGSVEILGKDITSLRGRGLRELRRSVQMVYQNPYSSLDPRQTIEQIVAEPLRNFGVSSAAERRKRVEGILDRVALPSSMLTRRPRELSGGQRQRVAIARALVLDPSIVVLDEAVSALDVTVQAQILELLGELQRSTGVSYLFISHDLAVVRLVSHTVSVMRQGAVVEAGPTAEVFDAPQDEYTQRLIAAIPGRRAAETGTFLI from the coding sequence ATGACCGCAGTGCTCACGATCGACGACCTGCGCGTCGGATACCTCACGGGCGGCGAACGCATCGACGTCGTACGCGGCGTCTCGCTCGAGCTCGAAGCGGGCAAGGTGCTCGCGGTCGTCGGCGAATCCGGCTCGGGCAAGACCACGACCGCGCAGGCGGCGACGGGACTGCTCGCCTCGAACGGCAGCATCACGGGCGGCAGCGTCCGCATCGACGGGACCGACGTGACGGGCTGGACCGACAAGCGGTTCCAGACGATCCGCGGCGAGACGATCGGCTGGATCCCGCAGGACCCGAACAACTCGCTCAACCCCGTGAAGAAGATCGGCGAGAGCGTCGCCGAGGTGCTGCGCGTGCACAAGTGGAAGGACCGCGAGGCGCGTCGCGCGCGCGTGCTCGAACTGCTCGATCGCGTCGGCATCCCCGACCCCGAGCTGCGCGCGAAGCAGTACCCGCACCAACTCTCGGGCGGCATGAAGCAGCGCGTGCTCATCGCCTCGGCGATCGCGCTGCAGCCGCGCCTGCTCATCGCGGACGAGGCGACGAGTGCGCTCGACGTGACCGTGCAGAAGACGATCCTCGACCTCATCGACGAACTGCGACGCGAGTCAGGCACGGCCGTCCTCATGGTGACGCACGACCTCGCGGTCGCCGCCGACCGGGCCGACGAGCTGCTCGTGCTGAAGGACGGCACGGTGCAGGAACGCGGTGAGACGGTGCACGTCCTGCTGCACCCGACGAGCGAGTACACGACGCGCCTCCTGCACGACGCGCCCGCGATCGCGACGATCCGGGCGCGCGAGACGGAGGAGATCGTGGGGCCCGACGCGCCGAGGGACCCCGAGGCGGCGCCCGTCGTCGTCGCGCGCTCGCTCGTGCAGGAGTTCGGGCCGAAGCGTTCGCCGCTGCGGGCCGTCGACGACGTGTCGTTCGAGATCCCCGCGGGGACGACGCACGCGATCGTCGGCGAGTCCGGCTCGGGCAAGACGACGACGGCGCGCATCGTGCTCGGATTCCAGCGACCGACGTCGGGCTCGGTCGAGATCCTCGGCAAGGACATCACGTCGCTCCGCGGTCGTGGGCTGCGCGAGCTGCGCCGCTCGGTGCAGATGGTGTACCAGAACCCGTACAGCTCGCTCGACCCGCGACAGACGATCGAGCAGATCGTCGCGGAGCCGCTGCGCAACTTCGGCGTCTCGTCGGCGGCCGAGCGGCGAAAGCGCGTCGAGGGCATCCTCGACCGCGTCGCGCTGCCGAGCTCGATGCTCACGCGCCGCCCGCGCGAGCTGTCGGGCGGGCAGCGCCAGCGCGTCGCGATCGCGCGCGCGCTCGTGCTCGACCCGAGCATCGTCGTGCTCGACGAGGCCGTCTCGGCGCTCGACGTGACCGTGCAGGCGCAGATCCTCGAGCTGCTCGGGGAACTGCAGCGCTCGACGGGCGTCAGCTACCTGTTCATCTCGCACGACCTCGCGGTCGTACGGCTCGTCTCGCACACCGTGTCGGTCATGCGCCAGGGCGCGGTCGTCGAGGCCGGCCCCACGGCCGAGGTGTTCGACGCCCCGCAGGACGAGTACACGCAGCGACTCATCGCCGCGATCCCCGGCCGCCGTGCGGCCGAGACCGGCACCTTCCTCATCTGA